The Vigna radiata var. radiata cultivar VC1973A chromosome 6, Vradiata_ver6, whole genome shotgun sequence DNA segment GATGTTCCTCGAATTGGTCACCGCCATCAACATCCTCTCCCATAAGATATCCTTCGGCCTATACCAAACACtcaaccaccaccacctccatcTGGGCCATGATGTTCTTTTGTAacccttttttatatttattagataacGGGGACAAAGTGATGTTAAATATTGATAGGTTATCTAATTCGGGGGGAGGTAGGGAGAACACATTATCATAAGGGAGAGAAAGAaatgttttatcttatttaaaacATTGAACATTCATGTACtctaatacaattttatattatttcatttgatttgatacTATCTATGCATTTTTTCTATCATAtgctttaatattatttatgcatTTTCTTAGTCATACATTATTTGCTCTGGTATATATGATCCGTTGATTTATTCTGACACACATATacaattcataaattatttatgatctACACTTATTCTTATATGCATAtgcattaaataaattattgatgaCTTATGGAAGTCATACATCATTCATATTTGATGTTGAATAATCTGAtctgataattttgttttaagtttatgATTATCATTGTTATAATTCATGTTTGATCACGTTTATAGAGTTGATACTTCCATTACATAAAACCTTAGACTTAAAAGGCTTTGATATATAAAATGCTATAAGATATCGCTTAGACGTATTTTTCATATAGTTGTGATATAAGCACTATGAAATGTCATTTAAGACTTATTTCTACAAGCTTTGATaattaaaagctaaaagatATCGTTTAAACATATGTTTATAGCTCTGATATATAAAAGCTATTAGATTTAATTTAGACTCATTTTAATCTAATAGCTCTAATATGTAAAGGCTATGAGATATCacttagtctttttttttttaacaattatgatATCATTTagacttttatttaaattgaattgtcATAGCTCTGATACATAAACGATATAAGATATCTCTCAAACTTATATTTGATTCAATAGCTCTAAGatacaaatgaaacaaaacattttAACTCGTTCACTCCGATAGCTTGAAAATGCATAAATGTTATATCATGAGATGAGCAAATGATTCATAAAGATACAATTACGCTCTTATCagtaatatcaaaatattttcaaaattcgtAGACTCTGATCAATATTGCCTAAATTCTTTCAAAACTCTCACTAAACATATTTCGTTTAGCATGggtatttgttaaacataaaaaaagagaaatatttttaaggCAAGATCATCTAGAGAGACTAGATTGTCTAGCAACttgagttttgaagtttaacaaacaacatttaacaaaatatcGTTTAGAGAAATATAACATCTACGAAAAGTGCATATTAGAACATATCTATTAAATGCTTGTAACATAAACTGTGATGTGTCAATTATAAAAGGATAAACAATATTTGACAAAAACACACCTAGTGAAAGAAgtaataaatgttatatatcTTATCAATGGATACTACTTTGAAAAAGCTTAGACTCGCGCTAAACGCTTATATTACGAAGCATGCCTTAAAACTTTATCAatgtataaaacattaaatgtgTGTGCGTACTATACTTTCTACtatgttttttctctctttatttgtGAAAATATGGACAATACCAAGATCTACTCAAAAGCATTGCACGTGAATCAGAAAGACATTCTAAAATTGGAAAACATTCTGGGAATGTTTCCTAAAGCTTTATGTCCTGTCATAGTTGTACAAGCTCTCACTACGAAAGCAATGTTGCATTTCCCAAGGCGTATAATAGTACATATCTTCATTCGAGAAGCCACCTACTCACAAGAAGTTCATCTCTCTCTAACTAATGGTCATCTCTCAAAGAAAGTTATATGAGGAGGACTCACACAAGAGAATAGAATAATTTTTACTATCATTGTAGCATTATGCTATTATTCTCTCTATAAGCTTACATCATCTGAATTTGTTCatagaacaaaagaaaatctttcaAGTTACTAGATTTCATTATATTGTACTTATCCTTTCTTTGAGAGTTACTCAAATTTGTACTTATAATCAAACACTGGTTGTGTAAGGATAttttaaagagaattaaaacactaatATTGTTAATCACATGAGAGTTAAACGTTCTAGACGATTGTCTAGGGTTGAGACTATGAGTGGTTAAAGTCGGACTAATTAAGATTGATTAGGGGAACCAATAGTGGTTAATAATATTCGGTGTATACCAAGAGTAGTTGATACTCGTTTGTAATCTTGGATAAAAGTAGTGAAATTCCTTAAGAGTTCTTCAAAGGGAATGAATATAGATCAGAATTGAATGAGCTCGTACAAACACTTGCTTAAAAACACATGTGTTTAAACACTATTGTAGTTTAACTAACATTTGcaatattaaacaatatttttgcaaaacgtttttaaaataatattcaaactCTTTATTTGTATTGTTTCAATGTATTTCATactttattactattattacatTTGCTACGCAATATTGTTCATCCCATAAAAATTTCCTTCTTTTTATGGATTTATTCAAATTGATAATGATGGATTTATTTAGATTGATATGATGTAAGGGTAGAAGCACGTGATCGTGTCCATTTAGCCTCTTTCGAAATCAAAATTTCCCGAAAACTTCATAAAgagtattcaatttttatttcgtAGGTGTATTTTAGACTTAAAATAAACATTGTGTGTGTCTCCAACTATTccacataaaaatataattccaAAACGTTAGTATCCatttaaattgacaaaaatattttaatatgttggCACTTGTAGTGAAAGGTATACTTGGCATTTTcggaaataaattaaatcatctACTAAAGAGTGACGTGACCATCATTTTCCTAAACCCcatatgtaaataaatataattaaaattaaattttatgaacaCTAATATTCGCATAACTTCCATCAACAAAGAGAGAAAGACAACCAAAGAAACCCGACAAGGAGGACCACTAACTTTGAAAATTAATGCATCAACATAGtgagttttattttcttcctcttgtaaaaagtacaatttttttataaatttagatctttagctgaatttttttttctgtcattatattgagttttaaaatatattaaaattagtatattaaaagaaattctaaTGTATctttaaacatgaaaattagtgtcttttaatattcttttaaagttcaataaaaaaaataatatccaaaAATTCAATAGAAAATCTAAAGTACTTTGACTCGAACACAATTATGTTTAACCCCGTCAAATATAACGAATAAAGTGAGAATGTACCGTTACTATTCATGTAAAATTCAATGAATATCATGctccaaaaaaatttgaatatctTATAATTTGAACTAACTTTAAATAATAAgctgtaaatatatatttgcttTCCCATTCTACATATCAACCctacttaaataaatcaaatcgaCACTGTTCATTGGTAGATCATTTGAGCTTCAATGAACGTAGAAAATGTTTCAAGCCTGGGATTTCTTGTCTAAAGAAAACACTTGTTGAGTGAGAACCGTGATCGGAGGTTGATTTCTTCAATTGTGGAATGTATATATGATTTTCACATTAATGCAACTTCATTACTAAGTTTGAACCCACCTTATCAAGTGGACGAACCATGGCACTAagataagaaaacaaaagattCCACTATGTTTTTCATACAAGTAAAAAGGTTCCTATTTCGAAAGGCTCAAAGTGTTTTACTTTGGTATTATATTTAGTTGTTGTATTAGAATATTTCCTATGTTAGTTCTTAATACAGAGCttaattcttatttaaatatcatattttcgtatatataaaaaaaattgagttttccATTTCATCAATTATCCagttataatcaatatttattaaggTTATTCTTTAGGGGTCTCTTAAtcaaatggtaaaaaaaaaggCAATAATCTTCTCATGTGAGTTAGGATTAAGGTGAGATTAATTCCActcaaaaactttaattaactcTTAAAAACAATACCTTGAGTCTGAGTCAAAGGTCGAGATGGGCAATTTTGGAGGGAATTCTGAAACAAATAGTCATGGAGATGAGTTGTTCCAGATCAAGGATCGAGATATGTCGGTCAAGGCTAAAGGTTGAGACGAGCTGACAATTGAAGCATATCAAACAAGGTTGAATGTCAAGAATGGTCGACCTAGGTTGAAAGAGACGTGTCGATTAGGGCCAAAGGTCAAAATGGGTCATCTTGAGACATAGGTCAAGATAGGTTGTCCCAGGCCGGAAGTTGAGACGGGTCGAGCCGACTTGAAGATGCAAGCGGGTTGGCCTGAACTAAAAGTCGAGACGGACCAGTTCAAGCCAAAGGTTAAGACGGGGTCAATCCGAGCTGAAGGTCGATACAAGCCGGTCTAGACCGTAGGTCAATGCTAGTTGGCTCGAGCTAAAGGTGTTGACGGACTAGGTCGAGATGCGATCAACATTCGACTAAATTTGACGTAGTCAATTGCATCGAAATTCGTCCAAAACTAACCAAGTCATCCTCCACCAAAATTCAGCAGACTCATCCGCAATTAAGGTAAACAATCATAAAAGTTAAACTCCAATGCAAAAACTCATTGTGGtatttaacacaatttttttatgtctattaatattgaatataacttacaaaatcacaatattttttttctaatgctAAAATTTAAGGTTAGTACCTAAATTTTATGGGTccaataacataaatttttgttcttacatttttctttttttatcaatttattttctatgtAATTTTCAATTTGGCCCACTTCACAAGACTTGGTCTTGATCCATGTAGGTTGGACCCAAAAAAACCCATAAGACAAAAAATCCCTCCATTGAAAAAGCTCACAAGGCAAAAATGCTCACAAAAGCCTTGTGCGTTAGGGCCACCAATAGGCTTTCTttataaacatgaaaaaattattacttttattaaatatatttttacaccTCCAGTTTGGGCTGATCTACCTCAACTTTCAACCTGAATAGCCCTATCTTAACCTTTCAGTCAAACCATATAAGGTTGACCTTCAGCACGGGACAAACTACCTCGACCTTCAACCTGAGTTAGGTCTAAATCGACAAAATTCGGCCAAATTTTAGTTGGAAACGATTCAACTGACTGCAGCCAAATTTTAGTCAAGGCCGACTTGGTCGCATTCAACCAAACATTTGTTGGGGCCCACTCACCTTAATTAAGTCAGAGCTAACTTGACCAAATTTCAATTATGACCCttcttaaaatttgactaaattTTGGTCAACGACAACTTAGCTGAATTTTGGCACCAGTAACCTCGGCCGAATTCGACCAAACTTCGACTATGCCTAACTCAGAAaaattttaccaaattttgaCCCAGGCTAAATCTATCGAATTTACACAAGGGTTGACTTGATCAAAATCAACCAAATTTTTGCCAAGGATAACTCAgaaaaatttgacaaaatttatGTTAGTGTCACCTCGACTAAATTCGAACGAGTTTTGTTCGTGGCCAACTCAGTTATAAAACCCGAGAAATAGATGCAAAgtaattgtataaaaatataatgtgagcatgttgttattaataaaaaggTGTATATTTTCACAAGTGTTATGTGGGTGACTAGGTAAGAGCTTGATGTGGTGGGTTAAAGATCACGTCTTCTAATCTTAAGTGGTGCAAATAATGTTTGCTTTGTTTTATGAATGCTTTATTTTGACATGTGTGTTAAAGcaatacttaaatatatattaaatgacaTTATAATCAGAATGAAAACATGTAGCCTAGTCGTGAAAGGTGCAAATAatgtttggtttattttatGAATGCTTTATTATAACATGTGTGTTAAAGcaatacttaaatatatattaaatgacaTTATAATCAGAATGAAAACATGTAGCTCAGTCGTGGAAGCTGAGTGTTGTGTTGTGAGTGCAAAGGCTCGAACCCGTAATGTAACAAAAAGGGTTTAACTTTTCTTAGGCCGAGAATcactctttgtttttttttttttgccgtGAGAAGCCGCGACAcgagagaaaggagaagaaatcACGCAATGCAAAATCCATAACATGCGCGATTCGTTGGGCAAACTACGATGATGGAGGGCCAAAATGGGAAGGGGAGGTTAAGTTTTTAAGAATCAATAGTGGTAGGCATGAGGGCGGGATTCCTTGAGAACAAGAGAGAGATTCATCAGGATTTTCTAGGGACTATGGGCAAACACTGAGAGAGATTATTTTAGTGGCTAGGTGAGGAAGGTAAAGAAGAAAGGAAGTAAGACATAATCGCGACGACATGAGGCGCGAAGGATGAGTTAAGGGCAATAAGAGCTTGAAGGCTTTTGGTGTCAGGTTTTTTACCATGAGAAGAGCTTGAACCAAGTATAGGTAGGGAAGTTAACCAGTGtgtgtttcattttcttgtttgaaTGAGTGTTGATAATAAGATTGGTTTTGCATTGCCTAAGTCTCACATGGTGACTCTGTGTTGGATATTGGTTGGTTAATGTTGGAATGTTCTTCGACGATAGAATATAGTTTGGATGGAGAATCTATCATTTTAAATGGGAAGATATGcttctaatttcttttattgttaattttttaagaacGGAGTGCAATTGGTGGGGATTATTTGAGTTGCATTGTTATAAAGTGTTGGATATTATGACGTGTTCCATTGTTATCAAGTTATTTACTATATTCTAAGGTAATTATagttgtatttcttttttataaaaacattagatattttatgtttcatataTTGACTCATAAAAGGCTTGATGCAGTGGCATGTAGTATCAATTTGATACTCTAAAGTTGTTTGGTTGATTATTGTGGTTTATCATGCTTTGTTGTTTTCATTGGTCTAGCCATATGTTGTGTGCTTTGGCTAACCTTTAGTAGaatgttatttgttatttaagTGCCAAAGGAGATTATATGCAAGTCCATTGGAATGTAAACAAggttaaaataaatgaaatttaataagcATTCCTAGAGGTGGTTGATGCATGGGTCACTATTTTGGTTGCTTAATGGTTTAGTGATGGGAGTAAAACTATTGTTGGGTTTGAAATAAGAATCTAAGTGTGGGTGGGTTGAGAGTAAATaagtattagaaaaaaatttaatatgttagGTTGCTACTAATGGATTTTTAACTTAGTATTGTTGTTGATTACATTCATGTGTTGCCTTGGCTATCTCTGTATGACAATTTGAACCAGCTTTTTAAGGGTTAACTCTTTTGGAACATGTTATAGGGTTTAGTTGGGTAGTAACTAAGTAATGGAaggattgaatttattttatgaagtccataaagtttttatttcataatacaACTTTGCAAACAAAATCTAGTTGGTGTGTTTCTTGAATGATGTTCACAAAACCTTTAATCAGTCCAGTATTGGGTGTCTGTTACCTTTTGTCCTGCATTCATGTTCTTGAGactttttatacttatttatagcTTTATTTTGTGACCTTATGAAATGTGTAATACTTAGTACcttgtgttgagattgttgacaacacaaactctatatcaatctaattttttatgatgacaacattatgcttaataacagtacacatgtttttgtatcacatgttcttattctgaactgATTATTCTATctactgaacatgttttgatgtactatgatgtatgttcctatgttaattgtgtgatttatttgtggaacatgcatGTATGATTATATGCAATGTGAACTGCTTTgtcaaaaataatttactacacattttggaaagtgaaaaatcacaagcacttttacacacttataattgtgtgacaaagttctagtccattcgaatacatctgtaatggattcgactattctaaaacctttgtatagaatttgagaatcagtgctctgtgatgttttggattgaaaagaatttcaaaatgtttttacatgtgacAGTCGACTCTGtccagtgtacattcgactgtattattgatttgttttggaattctgttatgcttacacgctccaacggctatattttttaaaagttagttaagtattgatgacttggtcaactgtattgaatctgtgttgattttggttgactaagagcctctatgttgactgtctgttataactgtattaatacagtcgactgcattagtaggctattcgactaagaaacaatctgactgacagaaaactataaattggctgaacacgatttgttcagagacttttgaagatctaacattttcatttcttgtttcagattgaattctctgtgttaacagctccaagaattctccaagaagacggtggtgatctatcttgaaagagattcaaagggagaacgCTTATGCGTTGATTGTGTGATCAGAACTGCACAAAGAAgatgcttcttgattgatctttgaaggcttggcatcctgtgaagactgttccgttgtgtgaaggcttggcatcctgtgaagagtgctggaatttacctgttgtgatataggggttaacgttgaggattgttcgacgtgggttcagattgcagaagaggggattcttgctacaagtttggttttggttattgcagtTATATTTTGGTTGTGGGttaaagaggagatttatatttttgatgtgagatcttctataaattccttgttgtgaaaaccgcaacctatatagtgcatttgcttcctgggttggaaggacactcgATGTAGgaattgttggccgaaccagtataaaaaccagtgtttgattttctctatccctgcactctttatttcagtcgactatatttgttacgcaatcaactacatttttttgctgcatagaaattttcattacttacatttcaagaaagatcaaaaagctttatacttttcattaaagattgcgaaaagattttgtttttgaaacaacaccgattcaccccccctcttggtgtaaaacgaagcctacctgttttccaacacctTGTGCATGTTACATGAACGCTGGTACTAACTAGGCGGTGAGAGTAGAAGAAGACTTCACTTGGTAGACAATATGATATGAAAGAGGATCGCACTTGGTAGACAGTATGAGTTACACgtgataaaaaagttgtaagaaagaagaaagaaatatgaCAAGTGCAGAATCTCATGAGTTTATTCAATACACTAGTCTTCCAAAAGATTGAGTCTAGATACTTGGACCTaggtaactatttttttattttatacatctCAAGGATTTATTTTTATAGCTTTTTGTGAAGTTATAGAATTTTTAATTGgagtttatttttgtaataattagcTTATCCTTACAATTTTgcgtcttttttttcttttatatagtgatgattgtattttaaatatagaaacaaaTGTAGGAGTTGATGATGATAGTTCAACTAGAGTTGGAATGGACACTAAGGTTGTGTTCGCATGAGACAATTGTATTGTTAAAGAAGAAATGGTAGGATAGGTTTAGGAGATGTATGACATTCGTTTTAGGTGATACTGAAGATGAATTTACGAGGATTTGTGAGATAGATACTTTTTTCAACACCCGCTAATCTGCTCGGATTTGGAGCGATTTGGTTTAAAATGTCTGGTTTGCCctcaatattttgtaaaataccACGTACAAGTGCAAACCTATTTGATTCCAAATgttgaataatcaattccaaCTTGCAtggttaataataaataaaacacagtTTCAATTTCATGCATATGTCAAGCTGTATTTGGTTCTAGTTGTGGAGTATTCGACTCCACTCCATACAATAAATGAACCTCATGTTGTATTCGGTTACAGTGGTGATGTATTCGATTCCACCAAAGCATGTATTAGGTTCCACCATGCGTGAATGCGATTCCAAGCCTGTCGATACGCACTGTGATCCGTTTGGAATAGTGTGGATTGTTATTGTACAATTAAACCAAGTGATGTTTGTTCAAATCAACTTGGTTAACAAAAGTTATCCaatgattaataaaaatgtaataaatgtgtgacataaaattaatttgtataaattagcaaagaaaaacatatataaaatatgtaaataataaagaatgtatatattttatttaattattttatattttttgttgtgaaTCTATACATATTAATGATATATTACACCTCTttaaaaattctattatttaatgGATGAAATTTGAGGTGGGGaatcaatttaaaacttttatattttaaaaataattatttaactttacttaaataccattttttgcatttgaaaaattaatttttattttttttataaatacttttacaattatatataatattaacaattatattttatattatctgtTAGAATTATTGGTTAATGTGTGTGAGTTGTGTGTGAACTGTGTGTATCTTAATGGtagaataattactaagtcTACCTATGTTAGGGTAGTCAATAAGACTAAAGTAGGGAGTAGTGTGTTGGGTTATCTATAATCATTGTACCTAGTAATCTAGGACTGGTCATTGACCTTCCATCTCCCTATTGTATCATCTATTTATCAATATAAGTATTAGAACATGAGGAGGGTCTATTAAGCCCTTTAGAAATACATTTCTCTCTTTTAATctcaacatggtatcagaacaGGTTCTCTGATCTTCTAACGATTGTCTGCGCTTCTTTAGAATATGGCCTAAATATAAGCTATAGCTCCAGAATCTGTCTCAAAATGAGATTTGAACccattttttttcccttttggaGCTGTAGCTGAAACTCGTACTCTTGATCGATGCCAAATCATTTTTGGCTCCATTTTTGTATTCCCACTTGCTACCATTCATATGCATCCAGACCAAAAGTTTCTTCTTCAAACAGGGTATCCAGAGGGGCGTTCACTATTTTCTGTTGTGCACCGCGCTATCTACTGTCGGCATTCGTACGTCGCCGGCCACCGTCCGTCGCCGGTCACCATCGCAGTTTCAACCGGTGACCAGCGGATCTGGACTGCCTCCTTGAGCGACGGCCAACCCTGCCGCAGACAGGACCAGACTCCTCCAAATGCACCGCCATGAGCGCCAAATCAGTCCACCGTCGACCACCGTCCGCCGCCGGCCACCGTCGCAGATTCGACCGGTGATCGGCGAATATGGATCGTCTGTTCAAGCGCAACCTAACCCCGATGGTCGACGTCTCTCTATCCGATCAACGCGCCTCCACGCGCTGCCTTTCTCCAGCTGAGCTCCAGCTCGTGTTCATCACGCGCCGCCCTATCGGTGTCAAAATCACACCGTGACGCTGTCAGTCGTGTCGCCGGACCTTCCTCTCTCTATTCTGACCCTCCATAGCAGCCATTGTTGTCTTCTCGTCGCAAGCTTTTGCATCGCCGGACCTCTCGTTTCTGTGTTCTGGTTTAGTGCATCAGGTTATTGTATTCTTGCTTATGTCACCATCAATGGGTTCTATTTCCCTTTCTTGTGCGGAACTGATTGGTCCATCTTGCCGTCATCTCCAACGCTTGTGTCGCCGATGCACGGTCTGTCTCTCGTTTGTGCTGCCTTTGTTTGCCTTTCTCACACTAAAGAATTAACGCACATAGCAAGCATGGCAGTCACATTCTTAGCTCTGCCTCTGGTTTGAAGAAGCTTGATGAGTACCTTCTCTCACGCAGTTACATCACTGGGTACCAAGCTTCAAAGGATGATCTCACTGTCTATGTAGCTTTGCGAACTGCTCCATCAACTGAGTATGTCAACGTGTCTAGGTGGTTCAAGCACATTGATGCTTTGTTGAGAATCTCTGGTGTTTCTGGTGAGGGATCTGGTGTCACTGTTAAGGGATCTCTTGTTCCTGAGCCTGTTGCAACTCCCCCTGTTAAGGTGTCCCAGTCTTTGGTGTTTTCACGTGAAAGGCTCTTTGCACCGCAGATGCCTTGTTGTAACAGCTCATATGGAGTTGTTACTTGAGACCGCCC contains these protein-coding regions:
- the LOC106763629 gene encoding uncharacterized protein LOC106763629, which encodes MEEQMKTLVNHHSTYTSRLDKMDQEITALRKLIGNQNLGDERVAIDDEVEKEYDGDDDSKEKEREQKETDFCLMEKSIISESSVSSDESECTENRINAHSKHGSHILSSASGLKKLDEYLLSRSYITGYQASKDDLTVYVALRTAPSTEYVNVSRWFKHIDALLRISGVSGEGSGVTVKGSLVPEPVATPPVKVSQSLVFSRERLFAPQMPCCNSSYGVVT